The Mycolicibacterium doricum genome includes a region encoding these proteins:
- a CDS encoding AMP-binding protein, whose product MFPGATAAATPDKPAVVMASTGQVVTHRELDDRSNQLARLWRENGLVPGDHVAVFMENHPRYLEVVWAALRSGLYVTTVNSYLSAAELAYILSDSGARSVVASPARAEVLREALNDAPGVELPLVTDGGAEPMGDYEKALAAQPTTALDDQPAGEFMLYSSGTTGRPKGIKRPLRGASVQDGQMISALLSGVFGFTADSVYLSPAPIYHSAPLGFSVGVTALGGTVVMMEKFDAVDALRAIEHYRVTCAQFVPTMFSRMLKLPEVDRRRFDISSLRLAIHAAAPCPVGVKKAMMDWWGPILWEYYAGTELNGFCVCKPQDWLDRPGTVGQPVIGNVHILDEHGHEQPPGEVGLVYFGDGPAYEYHNDPEKTREAQDPAGHGWSTLGDVGYLDEHGWLYLTDRKAFTIISGGVNIYPQETEDVLTLHPKVMDVAVIGVPDEEMGEEVKAVVQLVDPDAADAHTERELIAYCRERLAHYKCPRTIDFERELPRLPTGKLYKRQLRDRYWSGHRTYIS is encoded by the coding sequence ATGTTTCCAGGCGCCACTGCGGCGGCTACACCGGACAAGCCGGCCGTTGTCATGGCCTCGACAGGGCAGGTGGTCACCCACCGCGAACTCGACGACAGGTCCAACCAGCTCGCGCGGCTGTGGCGCGAAAACGGTCTGGTGCCCGGCGATCACGTCGCCGTGTTCATGGAAAACCATCCGCGGTACCTGGAAGTGGTCTGGGCCGCCCTTCGATCGGGGCTCTACGTCACCACGGTCAACTCCTATCTGAGTGCCGCGGAACTCGCGTACATACTGTCCGATTCCGGCGCGAGGTCGGTGGTGGCCTCACCGGCCAGAGCCGAAGTACTGCGCGAGGCGCTGAACGACGCACCGGGCGTGGAACTGCCGCTCGTCACCGACGGAGGCGCCGAGCCGATGGGCGACTACGAGAAAGCACTGGCAGCACAACCCACTACCGCGCTCGATGACCAACCCGCCGGAGAGTTCATGCTCTACAGCTCCGGCACCACGGGACGCCCGAAAGGGATCAAGCGCCCCCTCAGGGGAGCGTCGGTCCAGGACGGTCAGATGATTAGCGCGCTGCTCAGCGGCGTCTTCGGCTTCACCGCAGACAGCGTCTATCTCTCGCCGGCTCCTATCTACCATTCGGCGCCACTGGGTTTCAGCGTGGGAGTGACTGCGCTGGGGGGCACGGTCGTGATGATGGAGAAGTTCGACGCCGTCGATGCCCTGCGGGCAATCGAGCACTATCGGGTGACCTGTGCTCAGTTCGTGCCCACGATGTTCAGCCGGATGCTCAAATTGCCGGAGGTCGATCGCAGGCGTTTCGACATTTCCTCGCTGCGCCTGGCCATCCACGCTGCAGCGCCATGTCCGGTGGGCGTCAAGAAAGCCATGATGGACTGGTGGGGACCGATCCTGTGGGAGTACTACGCCGGCACAGAACTCAACGGCTTCTGCGTTTGCAAACCACAGGACTGGCTTGACCGTCCGGGTACCGTAGGGCAGCCCGTGATCGGCAATGTCCACATCTTGGACGAGCACGGTCATGAACAGCCCCCCGGAGAGGTCGGGCTCGTCTACTTCGGCGACGGGCCCGCCTACGAGTATCACAACGACCCGGAGAAGACCCGCGAAGCCCAAGATCCGGCAGGACATGGCTGGAGCACATTGGGCGATGTCGGTTACCTCGACGAGCACGGCTGGCTCTACCTCACAGACCGCAAAGCTTTCACGATCATTTCAGGCGGGGTGAACATCTACCCGCAGGAAACTGAGGATGTGCTCACCTTGCACCCCAAGGTGATGGATGTCGCCGTGATCGGCGTTCCCGACGAGGAGATGGGTGAAGAAGTCAAAGCCGTTGTGCAGCTTGTTGATCCCGACGCCGCCGACGCGCACACCGAACGGGAACTGATCGCGTATTGCCGAGAGCGCCTCGCGCACTACAAATGCCCGCGGACAATCGACTTCGAGCGTGAGCTTCCGCGCTTACCGACGGGCAAGCTCTACAAGCGACAACTCCGTGACCGGTATTGGTCCGGGCACCGGACTTACATCTCGTGA
- a CDS encoding reductase, which translates to MAFEYSDMLETIKDRQWALADIDWDAPGAELITDEQRPSLKQFMADVVWIEHVGARAFAAMAPKAPFDALGEIYRYFHAEEQRHANAELALMHRWGMLEEGERPVPNKNIRLVIEWLDRYAEALPLTVIGAAIPALETALDGALLKFLLDEVADPVCGQVFAKVNSDESRHLAVGFQVLNDLGASPMRVHAIQTAASLVDPRILTGALLYVPLLTRMLMNLNAWGLSEDKLYNAVIRYSNVGDRSEHTRRVPGYHILKAHMSATINHAQPLQFISQRLGTVIDYFPTQVLGKTPSWTDELTYEPVAK; encoded by the coding sequence ATGGCTTTCGAATACAGCGACATGCTGGAGACGATCAAAGACCGCCAGTGGGCGCTGGCCGACATCGACTGGGACGCCCCCGGTGCCGAGTTGATCACCGACGAGCAACGGCCCAGCCTGAAACAGTTCATGGCCGACGTGGTGTGGATCGAGCATGTCGGTGCCCGCGCTTTCGCGGCGATGGCGCCCAAAGCGCCCTTCGACGCGTTGGGAGAGATATACCGGTATTTCCACGCCGAAGAGCAGCGGCACGCCAACGCAGAACTGGCGCTGATGCACCGCTGGGGGATGCTCGAAGAGGGCGAGAGGCCCGTGCCGAACAAGAACATCCGGCTGGTCATCGAATGGCTCGATCGATACGCCGAAGCGCTCCCGTTGACGGTGATCGGAGCTGCCATACCGGCCTTGGAAACCGCGTTGGACGGGGCGCTGCTCAAGTTCCTGTTGGACGAGGTGGCAGACCCGGTATGCGGTCAAGTGTTCGCCAAGGTCAACAGCGACGAATCCCGCCACCTTGCGGTGGGCTTTCAGGTGCTCAACGACTTGGGTGCCAGTCCGATGAGGGTGCACGCGATTCAGACTGCTGCATCTCTCGTCGACCCGCGAATTCTCACCGGTGCTTTGCTCTACGTTCCGCTGCTGACGCGAATGCTGATGAACTTGAACGCCTGGGGCCTGTCCGAGGACAAGCTGTACAACGCCGTCATCCGCTACTCGAACGTCGGCGATCGCAGCGAGCACACCCGCCGTGTCCCCGGCTATCACATCCTCAAGGCGCACATGTCAGCCACGATCAACCACGCCCAACCGCTGCAGTTCATCTCGCAACGACTCGGCACGGTGATCGACTACTTCCCCACTCAGGTGCTCGGCAAGACGCCGTCATGGACTGACGAACTGACCTACGAACCGGTGGCCAAGTGA
- a CDS encoding cupin domain-containing protein: MAATDATGEMDRLQPGLSPVFEPDSPGMHSTDTVDYGICIRGELWLELDDGVEERITAGTIVVQRGTRHAWRNRTDEVATMIYVLVGARRD, translated from the coding sequence ATGGCGGCTACGGACGCCACCGGCGAGATGGATCGCCTACAGCCGGGCCTGTCGCCGGTATTCGAGCCCGATAGCCCTGGTATGCACTCGACGGACACCGTCGATTACGGCATCTGCATCCGGGGAGAGCTGTGGTTGGAACTCGACGACGGCGTCGAGGAACGCATCACTGCTGGCACCATCGTGGTCCAGCGGGGCACTAGGCATGCCTGGCGTAACCGCACCGACGAAGTGGCGACCATGATCTACGTCTTGGTCGGCGCACGGCGTGACTGA
- a CDS encoding acyl-CoA dehydrogenase — protein MDLSYPASAEEFRTRVRDFIAANVPADFAGIGSLEFAAQEEFRRDWRKVLAENGFLAVSWPSQYGGAGLTSIEQVVLAEEFTKAGVPMGTESDMFGIQLLGNTLVVRGTEEQKSWFLPRILSGEDKWCQGFSEPEAGSDLAALRTTAVLDGDDWVINGSKIWTSAGHLANWIFVLCRTDPSAPKHRGISFLLVPMDQPGVEVRPITNMVGQSMFNEVFFADARTAASNVVGGINAGWSVAMTLLGFERGASVTTDAIRFRTEIDRLCELARERGKAHLPHIREQLAWCYGRVEIMRCRGYQALTRFLRGEFPGAEGAMTKIFWSEFFQRETELAMDILGDDVLTPSGVGTNGALITAEMGTPNSSRAWVETALAARAATIYAGSSQVQRNIIGEKLLGLPKEPRVDSDSSRAPVATRVTSDAKES, from the coding sequence ATGGATCTTTCCTACCCGGCATCCGCGGAGGAATTCCGGACCCGCGTGCGTGACTTCATCGCAGCGAATGTCCCCGCCGACTTCGCAGGAATCGGGAGTCTCGAATTTGCTGCGCAGGAAGAGTTCCGCCGCGACTGGCGTAAGGTGCTGGCCGAGAACGGTTTCCTGGCTGTGTCGTGGCCGTCACAGTACGGTGGCGCGGGACTGACCTCGATCGAACAGGTGGTGTTGGCCGAGGAGTTCACCAAAGCGGGTGTGCCGATGGGAACCGAGAGCGACATGTTCGGGATTCAATTGCTCGGCAACACGCTCGTGGTCCGCGGAACTGAGGAACAGAAAAGCTGGTTTCTGCCTCGGATCCTCTCCGGCGAAGACAAGTGGTGCCAGGGTTTCTCCGAGCCCGAGGCCGGTTCCGACCTGGCCGCGCTGCGCACCACGGCGGTGCTCGACGGCGATGACTGGGTCATCAACGGATCGAAGATCTGGACCTCCGCGGGGCATCTCGCCAACTGGATTTTCGTGCTCTGCCGAACAGACCCCAGCGCGCCGAAGCATCGGGGTATTTCTTTCCTGCTCGTACCCATGGACCAGCCGGGGGTTGAGGTCCGCCCCATCACGAACATGGTCGGCCAGTCGATGTTCAATGAGGTGTTTTTCGCCGACGCCCGAACGGCGGCGAGCAATGTGGTCGGCGGAATCAACGCCGGCTGGTCGGTCGCGATGACGCTGCTCGGTTTTGAGCGTGGAGCCAGTGTCACCACCGACGCGATTCGATTCCGGACCGAGATCGATCGGCTATGCGAGCTGGCGAGGGAACGAGGCAAGGCGCACTTACCGCATATTCGCGAGCAGCTCGCGTGGTGCTACGGCCGCGTGGAGATCATGCGGTGCCGTGGGTACCAGGCCCTGACACGCTTCCTGCGCGGTGAGTTTCCCGGCGCGGAGGGGGCGATGACGAAGATCTTCTGGAGTGAATTCTTCCAACGCGAGACCGAACTGGCGATGGACATCTTGGGCGATGACGTGCTGACGCCTTCGGGTGTGGGGACAAACGGCGCCTTGATCACTGCCGAGATGGGAACCCCCAATTCCTCGCGGGCCTGGGTGGAGACTGCGTTGGCCGCCCGCGCCGCCACCATCTACGCCGGGAGTTCGCAAGTTCAGCGCAACATCATCGGGGAGAAGTTGCTCGGTCTACCGAAGGAACCACGCGTCGACAGCGACTCGTCTCGTGCGCCGGTGGCAACCAGGGTTACGTCCGACGCCAAGGAATCGTAG
- a CDS encoding flavin-containing monooxygenase → MDHSDVMAGTGKLDFEIVVIGAGFSGIGMGIKLLEAGFSDFLIVDEAGDVGGTWHWNTYPGIAVDIPSYSYQFSFEKRPSWSRTYAHGDELKDYARHCVEKYGLRSHIRHGVTITEAWFDEESTLWRLNTASGQELSARFVINASGVLTRPKWPDIPGVEEFGGVTMHTSRWDHEEDLVGKRVAVIGTGASAVQVIPEIAKDVRALTVFQRTPIWCLPKLDFPMPPAARTLLKYAPGGQLAARAASQMFVEATFPVAAHFHTAIPMAALIERAALRFMRSQVTDPVVRDKLTPRYALGCKRPSFHNQYLATFNRDNVHLETSPISHIDTAAVHTADGGTHEIDVLILATGFKVMESENMPTYTLRGVGGVDQAKWWDENRLQAYEGVSVPGFPNHFSIFGPYGYNGSSYFTLIEAQAGHILRCLRHARSQAANYVEVTREANDRFFTEMLGRRGRQVFWQPSCATANSYYFDKHGDVPLRPTTTVETFWRSRRFDLDDYTFEQRADEKAISPS, encoded by the coding sequence ATGGACCACAGCGACGTGATGGCCGGCACCGGCAAGCTGGACTTCGAGATCGTCGTCATCGGTGCGGGATTCTCCGGGATCGGCATGGGGATAAAGCTCCTCGAAGCGGGGTTCTCGGATTTCCTCATCGTCGATGAGGCCGGCGACGTCGGCGGGACATGGCACTGGAACACCTATCCGGGTATCGCCGTCGACATTCCCTCGTACAGCTACCAGTTCTCCTTCGAGAAAAGACCATCGTGGTCACGGACCTATGCGCACGGTGACGAGCTGAAGGACTACGCGAGGCACTGCGTTGAGAAGTACGGCCTTCGTTCACACATACGCCATGGTGTCACGATCACCGAGGCATGGTTCGACGAAGAGTCGACCCTGTGGCGGCTGAACACAGCCTCGGGTCAGGAACTGTCCGCGCGCTTCGTGATCAACGCGTCGGGCGTCTTGACGCGACCCAAGTGGCCCGACATTCCCGGTGTGGAGGAGTTCGGCGGGGTAACCATGCACACGTCCCGGTGGGATCACGAGGAAGATCTCGTCGGGAAAAGGGTGGCGGTCATCGGAACGGGCGCGTCGGCAGTGCAGGTGATCCCTGAGATCGCCAAGGATGTCAGAGCGCTGACGGTTTTTCAGCGCACCCCCATCTGGTGCCTCCCGAAACTGGATTTTCCGATGCCGCCGGCGGCAAGAACGCTCCTGAAATACGCGCCCGGCGGGCAACTGGCGGCTCGCGCAGCGAGTCAGATGTTCGTAGAGGCCACTTTCCCTGTCGCCGCGCATTTTCACACCGCCATTCCCATGGCGGCACTCATTGAGCGCGCAGCGCTGCGGTTCATGCGCAGTCAGGTGACCGACCCGGTCGTCCGCGACAAATTGACCCCACGTTATGCGCTGGGCTGTAAGCGCCCGAGCTTCCATAATCAGTACTTGGCTACATTCAACCGGGACAACGTCCACCTGGAGACCAGCCCGATAAGCCATATCGACACCGCTGCCGTTCACACCGCCGACGGGGGAACGCACGAGATCGACGTCCTCATCCTGGCGACGGGTTTCAAGGTGATGGAATCGGAGAATATGCCGACCTATACGCTCAGGGGTGTCGGCGGCGTCGACCAAGCCAAGTGGTGGGATGAGAATCGGCTCCAGGCGTACGAAGGTGTCAGTGTGCCCGGGTTCCCGAACCACTTCTCGATCTTCGGTCCCTACGGCTACAACGGCTCGTCCTACTTCACGCTCATCGAAGCGCAAGCCGGGCACATCCTGCGGTGCCTTCGCCATGCGCGGTCGCAGGCGGCCAACTATGTCGAGGTCACCCGGGAGGCCAACGATCGTTTCTTCACCGAAATGCTCGGACGTCGTGGCCGCCAGGTATTCTGGCAACCCAGCTGTGCGACTGCCAACAGCTACTACTTCGACAAGCACGGCGACGTTCCGCTACGCCCGACGACCACCGTGGAGACCTTCTGGCGTAGCCGCAGATTCGATCTCGACGACTATACGTTCGAGCAGCGCGCCGACGAGAAGGCAATCAGCCCATCGTAA
- a CDS encoding flavin-containing monooxygenase gives MSDTTTVLIVGAGFAGLGTAIQLLERGIEDFVILERAGEVGGTWRDNTYPGAACDIPSLLYSYSFEQNPTWSRAYSGSDEILDYIRGMVDKHGLSRFIRFNVNVTGLAFDEDSGTWSAETDGGPSYRARTVVMASGPLANANFPDIRGLDSYLGHKIHSARWDHDYDLSDKRVAVIGTGASAVQIVPELVKSARSVKVFQRTPGWVLPRPDFPHPNVVKAAFGRLPILQSAAREAWFWAHEVMAVGMVWDTPATTAISWLGKANLRRQVKDPWMRRQLTPDFRPGCKRMLMTSDYYPALQRDNCKLVSWPIATISPNGIRTADGIEHEVDCIVFATGFDVCKAGTPFPISGLNGRQLADEWSNGAYAYKSVSVSGYPNLFFTFGPNSGPGHNSALVYMEAEIRYIVDAIGVIVDRGLQTFDVKEDRQNRYHAEIQRRLAATTWNSGCKSWYLTEDGYNGTMYPGFASQFVRQLAKVELDDYSTTSQSSPRKKTPARPEVVAHGVNGASKVRLQSNGGRVPPGEAKRKSARRPAQAPSINTANRIVDGA, from the coding sequence GTGAGCGACACGACCACGGTTCTGATCGTCGGCGCCGGCTTCGCCGGCCTTGGCACGGCGATTCAACTGCTCGAGCGGGGCATCGAGGATTTCGTGATCCTCGAGCGTGCCGGCGAGGTAGGGGGGACTTGGCGGGACAACACCTATCCCGGGGCCGCCTGCGACATTCCGTCACTGCTGTATTCGTACTCCTTCGAACAGAATCCGACGTGGTCGCGGGCCTATTCGGGGAGCGACGAAATACTGGACTACATCAGGGGCATGGTCGACAAGCACGGGCTGTCGCGGTTCATTCGGTTCAACGTCAACGTGACGGGCCTGGCATTCGACGAAGACAGCGGGACATGGAGCGCCGAGACCGACGGTGGTCCGAGCTACCGGGCGCGGACGGTGGTCATGGCGAGTGGCCCGCTGGCCAATGCCAATTTTCCCGACATCCGCGGACTGGACAGCTACCTCGGCCATAAGATCCACAGCGCGCGCTGGGATCACGACTACGACCTGAGCGACAAACGTGTCGCGGTGATCGGTACCGGGGCCAGCGCGGTGCAGATCGTTCCCGAATTGGTCAAGAGCGCGCGTTCGGTGAAAGTGTTCCAGCGCACGCCCGGTTGGGTGCTTCCCCGCCCCGATTTCCCGCACCCGAATGTCGTGAAGGCCGCCTTCGGTCGGCTACCGATTCTGCAGAGTGCCGCTCGGGAGGCGTGGTTCTGGGCGCACGAAGTCATGGCCGTGGGCATGGTCTGGGACACCCCGGCCACGACTGCCATCTCCTGGCTGGGGAAGGCGAATCTACGTCGCCAGGTGAAGGATCCGTGGATGCGGCGCCAGCTCACGCCCGACTTCCGGCCCGGTTGTAAACGCATGCTGATGACCAGTGACTACTATCCGGCCCTGCAACGCGACAACTGCAAACTGGTCTCGTGGCCGATTGCGACCATCTCGCCCAACGGCATCCGCACCGCGGACGGCATCGAGCACGAGGTCGACTGCATCGTATTCGCCACCGGGTTCGACGTCTGCAAAGCCGGGACCCCCTTTCCGATCTCGGGTCTGAACGGTCGACAGCTGGCAGACGAATGGTCAAACGGCGCCTACGCTTACAAGAGCGTCAGCGTCTCGGGCTACCCCAATCTTTTCTTCACCTTCGGGCCGAATTCCGGGCCTGGGCACAATTCTGCGCTGGTGTACATGGAAGCCGAGATCCGCTACATCGTCGATGCCATCGGCGTGATCGTCGACCGTGGTTTGCAGACCTTCGACGTCAAAGAGGACCGACAGAACCGTTACCACGCCGAAATCCAGCGCCGGCTTGCCGCAACGACGTGGAACTCCGGATGTAAGAGCTGGTATCTCACCGAGGATGGGTACAACGGCACGATGTATCCGGGCTTCGCCAGCCAGTTCGTCAGGCAACTGGCGAAGGTTGAACTCGACGATTACTCGACGACATCACAGTCCTCTCCGCGTAAGAAGACTCCGGCGAGGCCAGAGGTGGTCGCACACGGTGTGAACGGCGCGAGCAAAGTACGACTGCAGAGCAACGGCGGCCGGGTCCCCCCCGGCGAGGCGAAACGTAAGTCTGCACGCCGCCCGGCGCAGGCACCTTCGATCAACACAGCGAACCGAATAGTGGATGGTGCTTGA
- a CDS encoding acyl-CoA dehydrogenase family protein, with the protein MDFMLSREQEEFRQTIRRFVAGVAPASGLRDVVTTECGYDATAWTRMNRELGLAGLLIPEEYGGADATMVEAVIAMEELGRAVVPCPLFSTVALGVVPILMTASPEQKKELLPEIAEGIRTVTTAIKDCSRADGGAVAMRANSDDGGVTLTGTKIQVIDGHSADLLLVLALPPGDAVDPAWYLVAGDAAGMRRERVDTLDITRPMATLTFDAVSAVPLGPPEDGNVQTDRVLNMAKVLLAAEMVGGTDGALDMSVTYARLRHQFNRPIGSFQAIKHRCAEAAVELDSARALTLYAAHLATLSSAELAKVAPMALATAASAFDFMASWNIQIHGGIGFTWEHDAHLYFRRAKADRVLLGTESDQWLEVADRIGL; encoded by the coding sequence ATGGACTTCATGCTGAGCCGTGAGCAAGAAGAGTTCCGGCAGACAATCCGTCGATTCGTCGCGGGGGTGGCTCCGGCGAGCGGCCTTCGCGACGTGGTGACCACCGAGTGTGGTTACGACGCCACGGCCTGGACTCGGATGAACCGGGAACTCGGCTTGGCGGGTCTGCTCATCCCCGAGGAGTACGGCGGCGCTGACGCCACCATGGTCGAGGCTGTGATCGCCATGGAGGAACTCGGGCGTGCGGTCGTACCGTGCCCGCTGTTTTCGACCGTCGCTCTCGGTGTCGTACCGATTTTGATGACAGCGAGCCCCGAACAGAAGAAAGAGTTGCTCCCGGAGATCGCCGAGGGCATCCGCACGGTGACTACCGCCATAAAGGACTGTTCCCGCGCCGACGGCGGCGCTGTCGCCATGCGCGCGAACTCCGACGACGGGGGCGTCACCCTTACCGGAACCAAGATTCAGGTCATCGACGGCCACAGTGCCGACCTGCTGCTTGTGCTCGCTCTGCCGCCGGGCGACGCTGTTGACCCGGCCTGGTACCTCGTCGCCGGAGACGCCGCCGGGATGCGCCGCGAGCGTGTCGATACGTTGGACATCACCCGGCCCATGGCGACGCTGACCTTCGATGCGGTGTCCGCGGTTCCCCTGGGACCACCCGAAGACGGGAACGTGCAGACGGACCGGGTGCTGAATATGGCGAAAGTCCTACTCGCCGCGGAGATGGTCGGTGGCACCGACGGTGCGCTGGACATGTCGGTGACCTATGCCCGTCTACGCCACCAGTTCAATCGGCCCATCGGTTCGTTCCAGGCGATAAAGCACCGCTGCGCAGAGGCAGCGGTCGAATTGGACAGCGCGCGGGCGCTGACGCTGTACGCGGCGCATCTGGCAACGCTGAGCAGCGCCGAGCTCGCCAAGGTCGCCCCGATGGCGCTGGCGACGGCTGCGTCGGCCTTCGACTTCATGGCCTCGTGGAACATACAGATTCACGGCGGAATCGGCTTCACCTGGGAACACGATGCACATCTGTATTTCCGGCGGGCAAAGGCCGACCGGGTGCTGCTCGGCACGGAAAGCGATCAGTGGCTCGAGGTTGCCGACCGTATCGGATTGTGA
- a CDS encoding acyl-CoA dehydrogenase family protein has product MTDTEVTDIGVGRPGAVPEDPWATPERRALGQLARSFVAREIAPMVAEWEQVGEIPRELHRKAADLGLLGVGFPEEVGGSGGDAIDSALVTEAILASGGSTGVCAALFTHGIALPHIATNGSDALIERYVRPTLAGEMIGSLAVTEPGAGSDVANLRTRAVRDGDTYVVNGAKTFITSGVRADFVTTAVRTGGPGYGGVSLLVIDKGTPGFEVSRRLDKMGWRCSDTAELSFDDVRVPAGNLVGAENSGFIQIMQQFQAERLGIAVQAYATAERALELAKGWARERQTFGKPLTARQVIRHKLAEMARQVDVARTYTRAVMQRWLAGEDMVTEVSMAKNTAVFACDYVVNEAVQIFGGMGYMRESEVERHYRDIRILGIGGGTNEIMNEIIAKRIGL; this is encoded by the coding sequence ATGACGGATACCGAAGTAACCGACATCGGCGTTGGCCGGCCGGGCGCCGTGCCCGAGGATCCGTGGGCGACGCCGGAGCGGCGAGCGCTGGGCCAGTTGGCGCGCTCTTTTGTCGCACGAGAGATCGCGCCGATGGTGGCGGAATGGGAACAGGTGGGTGAAATCCCGCGTGAGTTGCACCGCAAGGCTGCTGATCTAGGGCTTCTCGGCGTCGGGTTCCCCGAGGAGGTGGGAGGCAGTGGCGGTGATGCAATCGATTCGGCGTTGGTGACCGAGGCCATTCTCGCGAGCGGTGGGTCCACCGGCGTGTGTGCGGCACTGTTCACCCACGGTATCGCGCTGCCGCACATCGCTACCAATGGTTCCGATGCGTTGATCGAGCGCTACGTCCGTCCCACCCTGGCCGGGGAGATGATCGGCTCGCTGGCGGTCACCGAGCCCGGAGCGGGCTCTGATGTGGCCAACTTGCGCACACGAGCAGTCCGCGACGGCGACACATACGTGGTCAACGGCGCCAAGACGTTCATCACCAGCGGTGTGCGCGCTGATTTTGTGACTACCGCAGTGCGCACCGGAGGGCCCGGCTACGGCGGAGTTTCGTTGCTGGTGATCGACAAGGGCACTCCCGGGTTCGAGGTGTCACGTCGACTGGACAAGATGGGCTGGCGCTGCAGCGACACCGCCGAACTGTCATTCGACGATGTTCGGGTGCCCGCGGGGAACTTGGTCGGCGCGGAGAACAGCGGATTCATCCAGATCATGCAGCAGTTCCAGGCGGAGCGGCTCGGCATCGCCGTGCAGGCATACGCGACGGCGGAGCGCGCGCTCGAGTTGGCGAAGGGTTGGGCGCGCGAGCGCCAGACGTTCGGCAAACCTCTGACGGCTCGTCAGGTCATCCGACACAAGCTTGCCGAGATGGCCCGACAGGTCGACGTGGCGCGCACGTACACCCGCGCAGTGATGCAACGGTGGCTGGCCGGAGAGGACATGGTGACCGAGGTGTCGATGGCCAAGAACACCGCGGTGTTTGCGTGCGACTATGTGGTGAACGAGGCGGTTCAGATCTTCGGTGGGATGGGTTATATGCGTGAGTCCGAGGTGGAAAGGCATTACCGAGATATCCGCATTCTCGGAATCGGCGGTGGCACCAACGAGATCATGAACGAGATCATCGCCAAGCGCATCGGCCTGTAG